From the genome of Gimesia chilikensis:
AGGGAAAAACAGACAGCGGAGGAACTGCAGGCCGCCGTGATTCAATCCGAGTTCGGCACCCTGATTCTCCCGGTCTGGTATCGTCACGATGCCCAGTTTGTTCCGGACCAGATGGCGGGGAACGACGCGACCATCGTCATTCCCGGTGGAAATGTTTCAGCCTCTGTCTGGGAAGTGAGCACGACCGAAATTCGTAACCTGGACCGTAAACGGGTCAATGGTGGCGTACAGATCCGCATTCCCAAATTTGACATGACCTCGATCATTATCATGACGTCGGATCAGGGTTTGATTGAAAATCTGCGAAGGAAAATCGCCGGGATCAGTGCACAATCAGCAAAGGCCTGCGTGCAGATGAGCAGTGCCAAGCTGAAACGTTGCGAACAGACAAATGCGACGCTGGTGGAGATGGGGGTCAGCCAGATTGCCCGCCTGGATGGACCGGCGATTCTGGAACGTTCCCGCAAACTGTCTGCCCAGTCGGAACAGTCCCTGGCAAACAAAGATTATCACCGCGCGCGACTCCAGGCTCGCGACGCGATGCAGCTGCTGCGAATTCTGCAGCGAAGTCAGTGGCGGGAAGCGACCCACAATTTTGATTCTGCAGTCACCAGCCCTTACACGATTGCCTACAGTACCCTGCCCGACCACTGGCGGATGATCGAACAGATCGGCCGCAGTTCCGGTAAGATTCAGTCGAACCTGCTGCGTTCCGGTGATTTCGAAGACATCGACACCATGACAGCGGAAGGCTGGAAGCATAAACAGAACCCGATCACTGGCACACAGGCGATCGCGGAGCTGTATCCCCGCGACCGGAAATCCGGAAACTTCAGCCTGCGACTGCTGGCCGCTCCGATCAACCGGGGTGAAGTGCCTGCTTATATCGAGGATCCGCTGGTCAAAGTAACCACGCCTCCCCTGGAGGTCCGCAGCGGGCAGATCGTGCATATCACAGGCTGGGTGAAAGTGAGCTCCCCGATCATTGGTCACACCGAGGGGGCCACGCTGGAAGACAGCATTATGGGTCCGGGCGGGGCTTTACACTGGAATGCGCAGAGCAGCTGGCAGAAGATTGACGTCATCCGGGAAGTCCCCCGAAGCGAAACCTTCACGCTCTCGATGTACCTGTATGGGCTGGGGGCGATCCTGTTTGATGACCTGCGCGTCATTGCCTATACACCCGAACCCAGGCTCTACCAGCAGACCAGCGGGAGTGAATCTCCTTCGAATCCCCCCCTGAGTCCCTGAGGGGCGGGCTGCATTTACTGAAGAAAGTTCTGAAACTAACTTCTTTCTCTGTCAGATGATAGGCAGACAATGCGGGAAGCCGTCCGAACATCCACAGACAATCGTGTCTGAGGCAGCGCAGGACACTTGAAGGTGCGGGCAGAACTTGATAATAAACAGTATAGAAACAGAGTGAAAAGCTGTCTCAATGTTTGAATACTCTGGGTAACACGTTCTGAATGGCCGGAAGCCTGATTCCATTCTCTCTAAACTCCTTCCGGTACTCTGCTGCTCGTCTGACGTGATGGAAACAACCTCTCGCTAAATCCGGGAGAGCGTTACAGACTGATCAGGGTCAAGCTGAGGGCGACTTCGGCCTGACCGGATGCATTCAGAATTATCATATTTTCAACTTTTTACTGAACAGGAACAAACCAATGCCGATTGCCACCCCAGCTCAATACGCCGCGATGCTGGATGCCGCTCAAGAGGGCAGCTATGCCTATCCCGCGATGAACGTGACTTCACTGCCGACCATCAACGGAGCCCTCAAAGCATTTGCCGATAAAAAATCAGACGGAATTATTCAGGTCTCCACCGGTGGTGGCCAGTTCGCTTCCGGTCTGGATCCGAAAGATGCGGTTCTGGGTGCAATCATTCTGGCAGAAGCCACACATCGTCTGGCAGAAAAATATGATGTGCTGATCGCATTGCACACCGACCACTGTCAGCCCGGCAAGGTCGATTCCTTCCTGAAGCCACTGATCGCAGAAACCGCCCGTCGCCGGGAAGCTGGCCTGCCGAACCTGTTCCAGTCACACATGCTGGACGCTTCGGAACTGCCCTTAAAAGAAAACCTGGAACTGTCAGTCGATCTGCTCAAGCTGTGTGCCGAGAATGAAATCATTCTGGAAGTGGAAGCGGGTGTTGTTGGTGGTGAAGAAGACGGCGTCGATAACTCCGATCAGCCCGCCGACAAGCTCTACACGACTCCCGAAGACATGGTTGCTGTATACGAAGCCCTGAACGGTCTGGGCCGCTACATGTTCGCTGCCACCTTCGGTAACGTGCACGGCAGCTACAAACCGGGTGCTGTTAAACTGCGTCCGGAAATTCTGAAAGCCGGTCAGGAAGCTGTGATGGCGAAGTACGGCAAAGAAGCCGAATTCGACCTCGTATTCCACGGCGGTTCAGGAACTCCCGAAGACCAGCTGCGTGAAACTCTGGAATACGGCGTTGTGAAAATGAACATCGACACCGACACCCAGTACGCCTTCACCCGTCCTGTCGTTGATCACATCATGAAGAACTACGATGGTGTGCTGAAGATCGACGGTGAAGTCGGTAACAAGAAAGTCTACGATCCACGTAGCTACCTGAAAGCTGCCGAAATGGGTGTTGTCGAACGTATGGGTGAAGCCTGCGACGACCTCTACTCTTCTGGTAAAACGATCTTCGGCAAGGTCTAATCCTAAAAGCCGAAAGCGTAAAATGCTGACATCAGGTGAGCTGTCTCCACGCGGGGCAGCTCACTTTTTTTAGTGCCGCAGAAGTTATTTAGAACGGGTCACATCCATTTTGGACATGTTGGCCAGGCGGACTACCAGGATTTTCTGGATGTCTTCCTTTGATCCTTCGCCACGGAAGAAGAGTCGGCCGGCTGAGTTGGCGGGAACATCGTCGGTGGCAGTAATGATGGCCATTTCGCCGACGTTCAGTGTGACCTCGAACTTCTGGTTGTAGAGCGGGCTGGTATTCTGACGGTTCTCCAGCTGCCAGCCGATATTGGTAGCGGTCCGTCTGAGCTGTTGCGCACCGTAGTGGACCTCGGGCGTAAACTCCAACCGGGCCCAGCCATCCTGCATTTTATGTGCTTTGACGCGGAAGACACAGCGGGCCTGTTCGAAGTCTTTGATCTCGAGGGGCTCTTCATCGTCGTCTGTGATCAGATTCAGCGTGCACTTGTCAAACAGCTCGCTGGTCTGAATATCAGTAGGTACCCCGGATCGCAGCATCAGCCGTCTGCCGGAAAGCAGCAGCGATTCTTCTTCCTTCTTGATACCACCGAAATGTGATTTCAATCCCAGCAACGTCTGTAGTGCCATAGGAGGCACCGAGCTCACGTGGCCGACCCGCAACCCGTTCTGATTCAGTTTTTCCTGGTCGGTCAGCTGAATCGCACCGATTTCATCGACTTCGTTCCAGAGGGCAGACCCGAGCAGCGGATCGGTCACCGGACGTTCGACGAACACAATTTCCACCTGCATCGCGTCCTGTGAGACGGGTATGGATGGGAGCTTGTTGACGGTGTTCGTTTCCGTATACTTACCCAATCCCAGTACGGCCCCTTCACGCATCAGCGCGCAGCCGGTAATCAACAGAGCCAGCCAGGCCAGTGTGAGAAACAGTAAACAGAATTTAAGGGATACTAACTTCATGGAAAGGGTCAGAGATCTGGTTGAGAGCGAAGAACGCAGAGATGCTGTTGTCCGAAGGACGGGAAGGGATAGGGAGTCTATTACTATTCAGGATTTATGTCAATTTGAAATTGGAGACTACCGTCTGTGGCTGCTCAGATGACGAAAAACGTTTTATTCCCGGGGACAATACAGCAGGAAGTCTTTCTCAGCACCGGCTCATATTGCCTTGTTTGACAGCTCCAGCTATGATCTGCGTGCTTTCACGCCTCGAACCGAAAACGATATTCAACCGAACAGTTTATTTGGTGAAACCGGTTCGATTTCTAACCAGAACTGCGAACAAAACTCATGGCTACTCAATCTCTTAAGGAACAGCTGCCCGACCTGCGTGTCGGTTATGGCCAGGACTGTCATCGTCTGCAGGCGGAATATCCGCTGATTCTGGGAGGGGTGGAAATTGATTTTGAACTGGGTCTGGTTGGACACAGTGATGCGGATGTTCTACTGCATGCAATCACCGATGCCCTGTTGGGAGCAGCCGGTCTGGGGGATATCGGCGAGATGTTCCCCAATACCGATCCCCAGTGGAAAGGCGCCGATTCCCGGAAACTGCTGCAGGCTGCCTTTG
Proteins encoded in this window:
- the fbaA gene encoding class II fructose-bisphosphate aldolase, coding for MPIATPAQYAAMLDAAQEGSYAYPAMNVTSLPTINGALKAFADKKSDGIIQVSTGGGQFASGLDPKDAVLGAIILAEATHRLAEKYDVLIALHTDHCQPGKVDSFLKPLIAETARRREAGLPNLFQSHMLDASELPLKENLELSVDLLKLCAENEIILEVEAGVVGGEEDGVDNSDQPADKLYTTPEDMVAVYEALNGLGRYMFAATFGNVHGSYKPGAVKLRPEILKAGQEAVMAKYGKEAEFDLVFHGGSGTPEDQLRETLEYGVVKMNIDTDTQYAFTRPVVDHIMKNYDGVLKIDGEVGNKKVYDPRSYLKAAEMGVVERMGEACDDLYSSGKTIFGKV
- the ispF gene encoding 2-C-methyl-D-erythritol 2,4-cyclodiphosphate synthase encodes the protein MATQSLKEQLPDLRVGYGQDCHRLQAEYPLILGGVEIDFELGLVGHSDADVLLHAITDALLGAAGLGDIGEMFPNTDPQWKGADSRKLLQAAFAEVQQAGWQIINLDCTISAERPKLASYKPQIRQSVAETLQLDTQQVNIKAKTGERVGPVGRQEAMTADAVVLLRR